One window of Athalia rosae chromosome 4, iyAthRosa1.1, whole genome shotgun sequence genomic DNA carries:
- the LOC105688740 gene encoding papilin isoform X1, with protein sequence MPVSSTRSLVLLIFILASHVTDTLARHHHIKLRHERHRRQHGESYLPSSFVLDTDEEERGNWGPWSIPSSCSRSCGGGVAHQTRRCHDIDDDGVERCSGSKKRFFSCNVQECPDPERDFRAEQCAEFNNVPIEGVYYDWIPYTGAPNKCELNCMPRGERFFYRHKLSVTDGTPCTNEQNDVCVEGKCRPVGCDMMLGSGAKEDRCRECGGDGSACDTVQGLLDMNDLQVGYNDILLIPAGATNIAIAEVRPSNNYLAIRNQTGHYYLNGNWRIDFPRSLKFVGSVFYYERKPKEFLAADMISALGPTTEALYIVLLYQDKNVGVKYEYSIPKKFSQKADPDSYTWVTEEYSECSVTCGGGIQSRLVRCVRRRDTEEADPNLCDQQLEPDSTQACAEEPCPPEWVIGNWGPCSEGCKPGGEQTREIKCQRVISGDIPSLVDDHTCLELIGPKDIEIQECNKDVECPNWHIGPWKPCDHLCGEGKQTRKITCYKKVEGKVFALPDSACHEERPESEKDCELRPCAGVDWVVSKWSGCDDNCGLNLETRTTSCVTLEGKVYPDDKCNAETKPKLMRECAAPDKCEYQWFATQWSECSAKCGSGIQTRNVFCANISPDLGTITKVESGKCDPEKKYNDTKDCVAEVEECGGEWFAGPWSECSKPCGGGDKTRKVICMKGGRVVPIKGNCEQHNIMFSSEVCNEKACEDDEVLPVEPDKISSLGEGDEEECEDYEDDELVIVGPDQPLVDGDDTSPFGSSSGDGEDEQMMGDDPRVQDELSLSAPLDDDEDDYGGESGSGDDTDFFTDSTTDDYFSTFEGSGSTITTDWDDTDSTITSSGSTQSANTETTSKNTGATEPPASPTKFKDIFDDFFPEVDTPKKSWKQSGGSVATTKSSSTTDSTISSDSDSSPSSSTGETDETSESISTSSSESTSESTASSDSSSSDTATETTASSGLESDETSSSSDTTLSSANPEATETGTTESSSFETTVSPSSDSTESESTKLSETEETGSSSSDTTVQSSSEATQSSEITGSTSSDTTESTGSETTLLSGSESTESSSFETTVSSSSDTTISGTSGSTESSTSDSTGSSISETEVSGTSGSTESSTSESTESSTSESTGSSVSETEVSGSSGPTESSTSESTGSSVSETEVSGSSGTTESSTSESTGSSISETEVSGTSGSTESSTSDSTGSSISETEVSGTSGSTESSTSESTGSSVSETEVSGSSGTTESSTSESTGSSISETEVSGTSGSTESSTSDSTGSSISETEVSGTSGSTESSTSESTGSSVSETEVSGSSGPTESSTSDSTGSTISETEVSGTSGSTESSTSESTGSSISETEVSGSSGPTESSTSESTGSSISETEVSGTSGSTESPGSTESTVSGSPSGSTETTELSSSESTVSGSSETTESSGSTETTVFSSTESTVFSETETTESTESSSSSETTLSGSSSESSETTGSDTSTDTTVSGDVGASESSTEPTEFTESTETTFSGETELTTDSGFTSEGTWETTESGLTSETDEEIDTTGQSHITDLFTTLSPIDQAITKEHKRRKCKARKHKKTCRTSQFGCCYDGIKAATGPFGKGCPIPETCKETEYGCCPDEVSPAAGPNNKGCPDSHCDETLFGCCPDNITPAEGNDFEGCPRACNETEFGCCPDDKTPAAGQDYLGCCNTTEHGCCPDGITAASGPHEEGCEVETTSPMTSTTTEEITTEISTSTTVEEGCASTEFGCCPEGKEPASGTDFAGCKEINRENCTESYYGCCPDQTSPALGENNKGCRMPCESSTFGCCTDGVTPAHGPYYDGCCLSTPYGCCPDNIRFAQGPNLYGCGCEYSGYGCCPDNITTALGPNNEGCRCEHTTHGCCPNRINAASGPDFEGCACHTYQFGCCPDGISVAKGPQGLGCGCESTEFRCCSDGKTPAKGPNYAGCTCDASKYGCCPDGVEEAQGENFEGCRTVPLAPGAACTLEKDRGTCWDLTVKWYYDTEYGGCSRFWYGGCEGNENRFKSQEECKQVCVEPKGRDACFLPKISGPCEGYHPTWYYDSERKQCGQFIYSGCNGNANKFKTIEECEELCVLPDEIDGCEQPKESGPCEGNFTRWYFNKESSRCEEFNYGGCKSNKNNFPTEISCQQQCLPPGRSRVQDECALEKDPGPCPGSSLRWYYDSKRKSCRQFVYGGCKGNGNKFRTYAACEQRCPVREQDICLLPAIIGDCHNWTQRWYYDAYEKQCRQFYWGGCGGNGNNFQTEYDCMHRCTALSVTEPTPVEEFRTEFCFQPEDNRICAEQSIKWFYDAGQGICKQFRYGGCSSSGNKFATVEECEYRCGNVQDLCDLPPIPGPCGAATRRFYYDRSRDSCLEFDYGGCQGNKNNFEDRSSCEQRCKGINATAIATTLAPVPVTVLTLTTPKPRDRIPAVSPTCSAPLDAGNCDADITAYWYNPEERICQAFIYGGCDGNANRFQTEEQCERLCGSFVGQDVCNLRVDTGPCRGAFPKYYYDYVTRTCREFLYGGCDGNANRFSTISECESICIHREEPPVSGNGTAISNLATCREPVDVGSCSTGEYIRFYYDDDRLTCLAFIYTGCGGNRNRFKTFNSCIKTCSPTINEVDVGPGPDSKDPCRDARVECETIRCPYGKEEYVDSDDCQRCRCADPCSTERCPEGTRCAITLTVERGTNIYKGICRPTTKPGNCPSVLNSTTCEEECSSDADCPEDYKCCSNGCGTSCLQPAPTEPVTTTFEPVTVLDAEPVPASVKEPENSRPSAPEGGYVILQCITSGNPRPIISWRKGVSLIDNSLSRYSIGSDGALQIVGLYRSDAGIYTCTATNRLAAPVRIQYVLEITAPVEHTSAILGAIDYRVTVTLNSPAVLPCYAWGWPRPSVTWWHGDQILPLNDPNRELQRDHSLMIHRVSLTHLGVYTCQAYNGIRKPASWSVTLQAPGPVYNISPENLKYAKYLISPPSRPGPTRPHQRPPVPETQTYAPYPNERPNRITARPVTNPSHVIVIPGRFRVPLKVTVPEATEPYPVGSEFTIPCNVDSWLKPTVVWFKDDIPIQTNDRIKISDANRLIISDAEKTDSGTYRCEATTQDQTASGSVNITVEGIYIHPNCQDNLFLARCDLIVKAKYCQHTYYAKFCCRSCTEAGQLPARGPHINDTRRRRRSPSFLSLF encoded by the exons gaatGTCCAGATCCTGAACGGGACTTCAGGGCAGAACAGTGCGCAGAGTTCAATAATGTTCCTATAGAAGGTGTCTACTACGA TTGGATTCCGTACACCGGTGCTCCGAACAAATGTGAATTGAACTGTATGCCGCGTGGGGAGAGATTCTTTTACCGTCACAAATTGAGCGTCACAGACGGAACTCCTTgtacaaacgaacaaaacgaCGTTTGCGTCGAGGGTAAATGCAGG CCCGTTGGATGCGACATGATGCTCGGTAGTGGTGCTAAAGAAGATCGATGCCGAGAGTGCGGCGGAGACGGATCAGCTTGTGATACGGTTCAAGGACTGTTGGACATGAACGACCTTCAAGTCG GTTACAATGATATTTTGCTGATACCTGCGGGCGCTACGAATATCGCAATCGCCGAAGTTCGTCCTTCTAACAATTATTTGG cCATCAGAAATCAAACCGGACATTATTACCTGAACGGAAATTGGAGGATAGATTTTCCCAGGAGTTTGAAATTCGTGGGGTCAGTTTTTTACTACGAAAGAAAACCCAAAGAATTTCTCGCCGCAGATATGATTAGCGCGTTAGGACCGACGACAGAAGCACTCTACATCGTG CTGCTGTATCAAGACAAAAACGTCGGCGTTAAGTACGAGTACAGTataccgaaaaaattttcgcaaaaagCGGATCCCGACAGTTATACTTGGGTTACGGAAGAATATTCGGAATGCAGTGTGACTTGCGGGGGAG GAATCCAATCGAGACTCGTGAGATGCGTAAGACGACGCGATACGGAAGAAGCGGATCCAAATCTTTGCGACCAACAGCTAGAACCGGACAGTACGCAAGCTTGTGCCGAGGAGCCTTGCCCCCCCGAATGGGTAATTGGAAACTGGGGACCTTGCAGCGAAGGGTGCAAACCGGGTGGCGAACAAACGCGAGAGATAAAATGCCAACGAGTTATCTCAGGCGATATACCGTCACTGGTCGACGACCATACCTGCTTGGAATTAATCGGACCGAAAGATATTGAAATTCAAGAGTGCAACAAAGACGTCGAATGCCCGAATTGGCACATCGGCCCATGGAAACCG TGCGATCATCTTTGCGGCGAAGGTAAGCAAACGCGAAAAATAACATGCTACAAAAAAGTAGAAGGAAAAGTGTTCGCCCTGCCCGACTCTGCGTGTCACGAAGAGCGAccggaaagtgaaaaagacTGCGAATTGAGACCGTGCGCAGGGGTTGATTGGGTTGTATCGAAATGGAGCGGG TGCGACGATAACTGCGGGCTGAATCTCGAAACGAGAACGACGAGTTGCGTAACACTGGAGGGTAAAGTTTACCCGGATGACAAGTGCAACGCTGAAACGAAGCCAAAATTGATGAGAGAATGTGCCGCCCCGGATAAATGCGAGTACCAATGGTTTGCCACGCAGTGGAGCGAG TGTTCTGCCAAGTGCGGTAGCGGAATCCAGACTCGCAATGTATTCTGTGCAAATATATCACCCGATCTCGGTACCATCACGAAAGTTGAATCCGGCAAATGCgacccagaaaaaaaatacaacgacaCCAAGGACTGCGTTGCCGAGGTCGAAGAATGCGGAGGTGAATGGTTCGCGGGTCCTTGGAGCGAG TGTTCCAAGCCGTGCGGCGGAGGTGATAAGACTAGAAAGGTGATATGTATGAAGGGTGGTCGGGTAGTTCCAATTAAGGGCAATTGTGAACAGCACAACATAATGTTCTCGAGTGAAGTTTGCAATGAGAAGGCTTGCGAAGATG ATGAAGTGTTACCGGTCGAACCGGACAAAATCAGCTCCCTCGGCGAAGGTGACGAAGAAGAGTGCGAGGATTATGAAGACGATGAACTCGTAATTGTCGGCCCAGATCAACCTCTAGTG gATGGCGACGACACATCACCTTTTGGCTCTTCTTCGGGAGATGGGGAGGACGAACAAATGATGGGTGACGATCCGCGGGTACAAGATGAACTGTCCTTGTCCGCCCCTCTTgatgacgacgaagacgatTACGGCGGTGAGTCGGGCAGCGGGGACGACACCGACTTTTTCACCGATAGCACGACAGACGATTACTTCTCAACTTTCGAAGGAAGTGGTTCCACTATAACGACAGACTGGGACGATACAGACAGCACTATAACTTCCTCAGGCTCTACGCAATCTGCAAATACTGAAACTACCTCCAAGAATACGGGTGCCACCG AGCCTCCTGCTTCCCCCACGAAATTCAAGGACATTTTTGATGACTTCTTCCCCGAGGTGGACACACCCAAGAAATCCTGGAAACAATCAGGTGGTAGCGTCGCTACAACAAAATCCAGCTCCACGACTGACTCCACAATTTCATCTGACTCCGATTCATCTCCTTCGTCGTCTACGGGTGAGACCGACGAAACTTCTGAATCAATTTCTACATCCAGCTCCGAATCAACATCGGAATCTACAGCAAGCTCAGATTCATCCAGCTCAGATACGGCCACGGAAACAACCGCATCATCCGGTTTGGAATCAGACGAAACATCTTCCAGTTCAGATACAACTTTATCATCGGCTAATCCAGAGGCGACGGAGACTGGCACGACCGAATCATCTAGTTTCGAGACGACAGTATCACCTAGTTCAGATTCGACAGAATCAGAATCGACGAAGTTATCGGAAACAGAAGAAACTGGATCCTCGAGCTCAGACACAACGGTTCAATCAAGTTCGGAAGCTACTCAATCATCCGAAATAACGGGATCAACAAGTTCAGACACAACTGAATCCACCGGTTCAGAGACGACGTTATTGTCTGGATCAGAATCAACCGAATCATCTAGTTTCGAGACTACGGTATCATCTTCCTCGGATACGACTATCTCCGGAACTTCTGGATCAACGGAATCGTCTACTTCGGATTCGACGGGATCATCCATATCGGAGACAGAAGTCTCCGGAACTTCTGGATCAACGGAATCATCTACTTCAGAGTCAACGGAATCATCTACTTCAGAGTCAACGGGATCGTCTGTATCGGAAACTGAAGTTTCTGGAAGTTCTGGACCGACAGAATCATCCACTTCGGAATCAACGGGATCGTCCGTATCGGAAACTGAAGTTTCTGGAAGTTCTGGAACAACGGAATCATCTACTTCAGAGTCAACGGGATCATCCATATCGGAGACAGAAGTCTCTGGAACTTCTGGATCAACGGAATCATCTACTTCGGATTCAACGGGATCATCCATATCGGAGACAGAAGTCTCTGGAACTTCTGGATCAACGGAATCATCCACTTCGGAATCAACGGGATCGTCCGTATCGGAAACTGAAGTTTCTGGAAGTTCTGGAACAACGGAATCATCTACTTCAGAGTCAACGGGATCATCCATATCGGAGACAGAAGTCTCTGGAACTTCTGGATCAACGGAATCGTCTACTTCGGATTCGACGGGATCATCCATATCGGAGACAGAAGTCTCCGGAACTTCTGGATCGACGGAATCATCTACTTCAGAGTCAACAGGATCGTCTGTATCGGAAACTGAAGTTTCTGGAAGTTCTGGACCGACAGAATCATCAACTTCGGATTCAACGGGATCAACCATATCGGAGACAGAAGTCTCCGGAACTTCTGGATCAACGGAATCATCTACTTCGGAATCAACGGGTTCGTCCATATCGGAAACTGAAGTTTCTGGAAGTTCTGGACCAACGGAATCGTCCACTTCGGAATCAACGGGATCGTCCATATCGGAAACTGAAGTTTCTGGAACTTCTGGATCAACGGAATCACCCGGTAGTACGGAATCAACGGTTTCTGGTAGTCCCTCTGGAAGTACGGAGACGACGGAATTATCGAGTTCTGAGTCGACGGTTTCTGGAAGTTCGGAGACCACGGAATCGTCCGGTAGTACAGAAACAACTGTTTTCTCTAGTACAGAATCGACGGTATTCTCTGAGACAGAAACTACAGAATCAACTGAATCGTCATCGAGCTCTGAAACGACCCTATCAGGATCATCGTCCGAATCGAGTGAAACAACGGGATCTGATACGAGTACCGACACTACAGTATCAGGGGATGTTGGAGCTTCGGAATCATCTACCGAACCCACAGAATTCACGGAATCAACGGAAACCACTTTCTCCGGTGAAACGGAACTCACAACAGATAGCGGATTCACAAGTGAGGGTACCTGGGAGACGACCGAATCAGGACTCACCAGCGAAACAGACGAAGAAATTGATACGACAGGGCAATCACACA tTACCGATCTATTTACGACCCTCAGTCCCATCGACCAAGCAATCACAAAAGAACACAAACGCAGAAAATGTAAAGCTCGCAAACACAAGAAAACTTGTAGAACTTCACAATTCGGCTGCTGTTACGATGGTATCAAGGCAGCAACGGGACCATTTGGAAAGGGTTGTCCCATTCCCGAAACGTGTAAAGAAACAGAATACGGTTGTTGTCCCGACGAAGTATCTCCGGCTGCCGGTCCTAACAACAAGGGTTGCCCAGATTCTCACTGCGATGAAACTCTATTCGGTTGTTGCCCCGATAACATCACCCCTGCCGAAGGCAACGATTTCGAAGGATGCCCCCGAGCGTGTAATGAAACCGA ATTTGGTTGCTGTCCCGACGACAAAACTCCAGCCGCAGGACAGGATTATTTGGGTTGTTGCAACACTACTGAACACGGTTGTTGTCCTGATGGAATTACAGCAGCATCTGGTCCACACGAAGAAG GTTGCGAAGTGGAAACTACATCGCCTATGACAAGTACGACAACTGAAGAAATTACAACCGAGATTTCTACCAGTACCACTGTAGAAGAGGGATGCGCGAGTACAGAATTTGGTTGCTGCCCCGAGGGCAAAGAACCAGCAAGTGGCACCGACTTCGCAGGATGCAAAGAGATCAACAGGGAGAACTGCACAGAATCTTATTACGGATGCTGCCCGGATCAGACCTCTCCCG CTCTCGGCGAGAACAATAAGGGCTGTCGCATGCCTTGCGAGAGCAGCACATTCGGTTGTTGCACAGACGGTGTAACACCCGCCCATGGACCATATTACGACGGATGTTGTTTGTCCACTCCCTACGGTTGCTGTCCAGATAACATACGTTTCGCGCAAGGTCCCAACTTATACGGATGCGGTTGCGAATACTCCGGCTACGGTTGCTGCCCCGACAATATTACTACTGCGCTAGGTCCCAACAACGAGGGATGCCGATGCGAACATACAACTCACGGCTGTTGTCCAAACCGAATCAACGCCGCTAGTGGACCAGATTTCGAAGGATGCGCGTGTCACACTTATCAATTCGGTTGTTGCCCCGACGGAATTTCCGTTGCAAAGGGTCCTCAAGGGCTAG GTTGCGGTTGTGAAAGTACAGAATTCAGGTGCTGTTCCGACGGCAAAACACCTGCAAAGGGTCCTAACTACGCCGGTTGTACTTGCGACGCATCTAAATACGGTTGCTGCCCAGACGGTGTGGAAGAAGCGCaaggagaaaatttcgaaggatGTCGCACGGTGCCATTGGCTCCTGGTGCCGCTTGCACATTGGAAAAGGATCGCGGTACATGTTGGGATCTAACTGTGAAGTGGTACTACGACACCGAATACGGAGGGTGTTCACGATTTTGGTACGGGGGTTGCGAGGGTAACGAAAATCGCTTCAAGAGTCAAGAAGAGTGTAAGCAGGTCTGCGTTGAACCCAAAGGACGAG atgCTTGCTTCTTGCCTAAAATTTCTGGACCGTGCGAGGGTTACCACCCGACGTGGTATTACGATTCGGAAAGAAAACAGTGCGGTCAATTCATCTACTCGGGATGCAACGGAAACGCTAATAAATTCAAAACGATCGAAGAATGTGAAGAACTTTGCGTTTTGCCCGACGAGATCG ACGGTTGCGAGCAACCCAAAGAATCGGGACCGTGCGAGGGTAACTTCACAAGATGGTATTTCAATAAAGAGAGTAGTAGATGTGAAGAATTTAATTACGGTGGTTgtaaatcgaacaaaaataatttcccaaCCGAGATATCTTGCCAGCAACAATGTTTGCCACCTGGTCGCAGTCGCG tacaAGATGAGTGCGCTCTGGAGAAAGATCCGGGGCCATGTCCCGGTTCTTCGCTACGCTGGTACTATGATTCCAAGCGTAAATCTTGTAGGCAATTTGTTTACGGCGGTTGTAAAGGCAATGGCAATAAATTCCGAACATACGCTGCTTGCGAGCAGCGCTGCCCCGTTAGAG AACAAGACATTTGTCTTCTGCCCGCGATTATTGGCGATTGTCACAACTGGACTCAACGTTGGTATTACGACGCTTACGAAAAACAATGCAGACAATTCTATTGGGGAGGTTGCGGCGGAAAcggaaataatttccaaaCAGAATACGACTGCATGCACAGATGCACAGCTTTATCCGTTACGGAACCGACCCCGGTCGAGGAATTCAGAACTG AATTCTGCTTCCAACCCGAGGACAACAGAATATGTGCCGAACAATCGATCAAATGGTTCTATGACGCCGGTCAAGGTATCTGCAAGCAATTCCGATACGGTGGCTGCTCGAGCAGCGGTAATAAATTCGCTACCGTCGAAGAGTGCGAATACCGATGTGGCAATGTacaag ATCTTTGCGATCTTCCGCCGATTCCTGGTCCTTGCGGGGCGGCTACAAGACGATTCTACTACGACAGATCGAGAGATTCTTGCCTCGAATTTGACTACGGCGGATGTCAAGGGAACAAGAATAACTTCGAGGACAGAAGTTCCTGCGAGCAAAGATGCAAAGGGATCAACGCTACCGCGATCGCGACCACATTAGCCCCCGTACCGGTCACCGTGCTAACTCTAACTACCCCTAAACCGCGCGATCGAATTCCGGCCGTCAGTCCGACGTGTTCCGCACCGTTGGACGCGGGTAATTGTGACGCGGATATCACCGCGTACTGGTACAACCCTGAAGAGCGAATTTGTCAAGCATTTATTTACGGGGGTTGTGACGGTAACGCCAATAGATTCCAAACCGAAGAACAGTGCGAACGACTCTGCGGAAGCTTTGTCGGCCAAG ACGTTTGTAATCTTCGAGTGGATACAGGACCTTGCCGCGGAGCATTCCCCaaatattattacgattatgtAACGCGAACATGTCGCGAATTCTTGTACGGCGGATGCGACGGTAACGCGAACAGATTCTCAACAATCTCCGAATGTGAATCCATTTGTATTCACCGAGAGGAACCACCTGTCAGTGGAAACGGTACCGCCATATCAAACTtag CGACCTGCAGGGAGCCAGTGGATGTTGGATCCTGTTCAACGGGAGAGTACATACGTTTCtactacgacgacgaccgcTTAACTTGTCTTGCATTCATCTACACCGGTTGTGGTGGAAATCGTAACAGATTCAAGACTTTTAACTCTTGCATTAAAACTTGCTCTCCGA CGATAAACGAGGTGGACGTAGGACCGGGACCAGATTCCAAAGACCCATGCCGAGACGCTCGGGTGGAATGCGAAACGATTCGTTGTCCCTACGGAAAAGAAGAGTACGTGGATAGCGATGATTGTCAGCGTTGTCGTTGCGCGGATCCTTGCAGCACGGAAAGATGTCCGGAAGGAACCAGATGTGCGATTACTTTGACCGTTGAGAGAGGCACGAATATATATAAGGGAATTTGCAGACCAA CCACAAAACCAGGAAATTGTCCAAGTGTACTGAACAGTACAACGTGCGAGGAAGAATGTAGTTCGGATGCCGATTGCCCCGAAGATTACAAATGCTGTTCGAACGGCTGTGGAACATCGTGTCTACAACCAGCTCCAACGGAACCTGTTACCACAACATTCGAACCAGTTACTGTACTTGACGCCGAGCCTGTGCCAGCCAGTGTTAAAGAACCAGAAAATTCAAGGCCTAGTGCCCCAGAGGGTGGATACGTTATTCTTCAGTGTATCACATCTGGTAATCCGCGACCAATTATCTCGTGGAGGAAAGGCGTTTCATTG ATCGACAACTCGTTGAGCAGGTACAGTATCGGATCAGACGGTGCTTTACAGATCGTTGGTCTCTATAGATCGGACGCAGGAATTTATACTTGCACAGCAACGAATCGTCTGGCTGCACCAGTCAGGATACAATACGTACTAGAAATCACTG CGCCTGTCGAGCATACCTCAGCTATCCTTGGTGCGATAGACTACCGTGTTACTGTGACATTAAATTCACCGGCGGTTCTGCCGTGCTACGCATGGGGTTGGCCAAGACCTTCCGTGACCTGGTGGCACGGAGACCAAATATTACCCTTGAACGACCCCAACCGCGAACTGCAGCGTGACCATTCTTTGATGATTCATAGAGTGTCGTTGACACACCTTGGAGTTTATACTTGTCAAGCATATAACGGAATACGGAAACCAGCCTCGTGGTCGGTTACCTTACAAGCACCGGGTCCGGTGTACAATATAAGTCCGGAGAATCTAAAGTACGCCAAATACCTTATCTCACCCCCGAGCCGACCAGGCCCTACTAGACCGCATCAAAGACCACCAGTTCCTGAAACTCAGACTTACGCACCTTATCCGAACGAAAGACCTAACAGAATTACTGCAAGGCCCGTAACTAATCCTTCTCACGTAATCGTTATACCTGGGAGATTCAGAG TACCATTAAAAGTAACGGTACCAGAAGCTACGGAACCGTATCCCGTGGGAAGCGAATTCACAATACCTTGCAATGTCGATAGTTGGTTAAAACCCACGGTAGTTTGGTTCAAGGATGACATTCCTATCCAAACGAATGACAGGATCAAAATTTCCG ACGCTAACAGGCTAATCATTTCCGATGCGGAAAAAACCGATTCGGGAACTTACCGCTGCGAGGCAACAACTCAGGATCAAACAGCCTCAGGCTCTGTAAACATCACAGTTGAGG GAATCTACATCCATCCGAATTGCCAAGACAATTTATTCCTGGCAAGATGTGATCTGATTGTGAAAGCGAAATACTGTCAGCACACTTACTACGCTAAATTCTGTTGTCGATCGTGTACGGAGGCTGGTCAATTACCGGCAAGAGGACCACACATTAACGATAccagaagaaggaggagatcGCCTTCTTTCTTATCTCTCTTCTAA